The Chroicocephalus ridibundus chromosome 17, bChrRid1.1, whole genome shotgun sequence genome window below encodes:
- the IGF2BP1 gene encoding insulin-like growth factor 2 mRNA-binding protein 1, whose amino-acid sequence MKLNGHQLENHALKVSYIPDEQSMQGPENGRRGGFGARGAPRQGSPVTAGAPVKQQPVDIPLRLLVPTQYVGAIIGKEGATIRNITKQTQSKIDVHRKENAGAAEKAISIHSTPEGCSAACKMILEIMQKEAKDTKTADEVPLKILAHNNFVGRLIGKEGRNLKKVEQDTETKITISSLQDLTLYNPERTITVKGSIENCCKAEQEIMKKVREAYENDVAAMSLQSHLIPGLNLAAVGLFPASSNAVPPPPSSVSGAAPYSSFMPPEQETVHVFIPAQAVGAIIGKKGQHIKQLSRFASASIKIAPPETPDSKVRMVVITGPPEAQFKAQGRIYGKLKEENFFGPKEEVKLETHIRVPASAAGRVIGKGGKTVNELQNLTAAEVVVPRDQTPDENEQVIVKIIGHFYASQMAQRKIRDILAQVKQQHQKGQSGQTQARRK is encoded by the exons ATGAAGCTGAACGGGCACCAGCTGGAGAACCACGCGCTGAAGGTCTCCTACATCCCCGACGAGCAGTCCATGCAAGGGCCAGAGaacgggcggcggggcggcttcGGGGCGCGCGGTGCCCCCAGACAGGGCTCCCCAGTCACCGCGGGGGCACCGGTCAAGCAGCAGCCGGTGGATATCCCCCTCCGCCTCCTGGTGCCCACCCAGTATGTGGGCGCCATCATCGGCAAGGAAGGGGCCACCATCCGGAACATCACCAAGCAAACGCAGTCCAA GATCGACGTGCACCGGAAAGAAAATgcaggagctgcagaaaaagCCATCAGCATCCACTCCACGCCCGAGGGCTGCTCCGCCGCCTGCAAGATGATTTTGGAGATCATGCAGAAGGAGGCGAAGGACACCAAGAC AGCTGATGAAGTGCCTCTGAAAATCTTGGCCCATAACAACTTCGTGGGGCGCCTGATCGGCAAAGAAGGGCGAAACTTGAAGAAAGTGGAGCAGGACACGGAGACAAAAATCACCATCTCATC CTTGCAGGACCTGACTCTGTACAACCCGGAAAGGACCATCACGGTGAAGGGCTCCATCGAGAACTGCTGCAAAGCGGAGCAGGAGATCATGAAGAAAGTGAGGGAAGCCTACGAGAACGACGTGGCTGCCATGAGC TTGCAATCTCACCTCATCCCTGGCCTTAACCTGGCTGCGGTTggcctcttccctgcctcctccaatGCTGTACCTCCTCCGCCGAGCAGCGTCTCCGGGGCCGCGCCGTACAGCTCCTTCATG CCTCCGGAGCAGGAGACCGTGCACGTCTTCATCCCCGCGCAGGCGGTCGGTGCCATCATCGGCAAGAAGGGCCAGCACATCAAGCAGCTTTCCCGGTTCGCAAGTGCCTCTATCAAG aTTGCCCCTCCGGAGACGCCGGACTCCAAAGTGCGCATGGTCGTCATCACGGGCCCTCCAGAAGCTCAGTTCAAG GCCCAAGGCAGGATTTACGGGAAGCTGAAGGAGGAGAACTTCTTCGGGCCGAAGGAAGAAGTGAAGCTGGAGACGCACATCCGCGTCCCTGCCTCGGCCGCGGGCCGGGTCATCGGCAAAGGGGGCAAAACC GTCAACGAGCTGCAGAACCTGACGGCGGCAGAGGTGGTGGTGCCACGGGACCAGACCCCCGACGAGAACGAGCAGGTCATCGTGAAGATCATCGGGCACTTCTACGCCAGCCAG ATGGCTCAGCGCAAGATCCGAGACATCCTGGCCCAGGTGAAGCAGCAGCACCAGAAGGGACAGAGTGGCCAGACGCAAGCGCGGAGGAAATAA